One window from the genome of Pedobacter schmidteae encodes:
- a CDS encoding trans-aconitate 2-methyltransferase gives MTERKSHWENVYTFKQPNEVSWAQDVPQTSLDFINGFDLPKTAKIIDIGGGDSKLVDCLLDQGYQDITVLDISAKAIERAQQRLGKRSGMVKWIVSDITAFKPTEQYEVWHDRATFHFLTKPEQIESYLKIAQEAIDGYLVMGTFSENGPEKCSGLEIKQYSEKQLNLQLADGFQKLRCITEDHVTPFNTTQNFLFCSFKRL, from the coding sequence ATGACGGAAAGAAAATCACATTGGGAAAATGTATACACCTTCAAACAACCCAATGAAGTAAGCTGGGCACAGGATGTCCCGCAAACATCGCTTGATTTTATAAATGGTTTTGACCTTCCAAAAACGGCAAAAATTATCGATATCGGAGGAGGTGACAGCAAGCTTGTTGATTGCTTACTGGACCAGGGGTATCAGGATATTACCGTATTGGATATTTCAGCGAAAGCAATAGAACGGGCCCAGCAAAGGTTAGGAAAAAGAAGCGGGATGGTGAAATGGATTGTTTCAGATATCACAGCGTTTAAGCCGACCGAACAATATGAGGTATGGCACGATCGCGCTACTTTTCATTTTTTAACAAAGCCGGAGCAAATTGAAAGCTATTTAAAAATCGCACAGGAAGCGATTGACGGATATCTTGTCATGGGTACATTTTCAGAAAACGGTCCCGAAAAATGTAGTGGCCTGGAAATTAAACAATACTCCGAAAAACAGCTGAATCTTCAACTGGCTGATGGTTTTCAAAAGCTGCGCTGCATTACTGAGGATCATGTTACTCCCTTTAATACTACACAGAACTTTTTGTTTTGTAGCTTTAAAAGGCTTTAG
- a CDS encoding helix-turn-helix domain-containing protein: protein MNAISTNIKRIRQQQGWSQAQMAQYLEMSVSAFCKIEIGVTDINITRLKQIAMLLKVSASELMSENYEAMDKEQISEITLLRQELAKRNAELIDLQKELIRLYENGNKH, encoded by the coding sequence ATGAACGCAATCAGCACCAACATCAAACGCATACGCCAACAACAAGGCTGGAGCCAAGCCCAAATGGCTCAATATCTGGAAATGTCTGTCTCCGCATTTTGCAAAATTGAAATTGGTGTAACGGACATCAATATAACACGCTTAAAACAAATAGCCATGCTGCTCAAAGTAAGCGCTTCCGAGTTGATGTCGGAAAATTATGAGGCAATGGATAAGGAACAGATTTCGGAGATCACACTGTTGAGACAAGAACTCGCCAAAAGAAATGCTGAGTTAATTGACCTACAAAAAGAACTGATCAGGCTTTATGAAAACGGGAACAAACATTAG